The Streptomyces sp. NBC_00597 DNA segment TCCCGAGCGAGGGCATGGTGCTGGGCGCCGTGCAGGTTCCCCCGGACGGCCTGCCGGTGGTGTTCCTGGCCGACCACCCGGTGACCGGCGGCTACCCGGTCATCGGCGTGATCCCCGCGGGCCCGCCCCTGGACGCGGCGGCCCAGGCCCGGCCGGGGGTACCGGTGCGCTTCACGCCGTGCCTGCGGGCTCGGGCGGCGGCCCACGAAACGCTCGGGAGGGCTTCGGCCAAGTAGGGGTGGGAGGGGCCGAACGGGCCCCGCGCACAGGGGAGGGTGTCGGGTGGGCAGCCCACGACGGGAGACCGGGTCACCGGATCTCACCACGCCCGAGGGATTCGGGGCGTTCTACGAGGAGCACGTCGACGACGTGCTCCGGTTCGTGACCCGCCGGGTCGCAGACCCGCACCTCGCGGCGGACCTGACGGCGGACGTCTTCCTCGCCGCCATGGGTTCGGCCGCCGGCTACCGGCCCGGCCGGGGCGCGCCGGTCGCGTGGCTGTTCGGCATAGCCCGCAACGTGCTGGCCGGGCACGCCCGTGGCCGGGCCCGCGAGAGCGGCGCCCTGGCGCGGCTCAGCGGGCGCAGGCTGCTCGAAGCGGAGGACGTGGCCGCGCTGGAGGAGCGGATCGACGCCGAACGGGCGTTCCGGGCGCTGGCCGAGCGCCACGCGGCGCTGTCCGAGCCGCTGCGCGCGGCCCTGGACCTGGTGGTCGTCGACGAACTGACCCCGGCCGAGGCCGCACAGGCCCTCGGCGTCACGCAGGCGACGGTCCGCGTACGCCTGCACCGCGCCCGGCGCGCCCTGCGCTCCGTGGTCCCCGTGCCCGACATTCCCGGATCCCGTCTGGAGGCAACCCGATGAACAACAGGCCCACTGCGTTCGAGGAGAAGCTCAAGGCGGCGCTGATGGCGAGGATGCCGCAGGTACCGGCGCCCGCCCCGGCCCGCTCGTTCGCCCGGCGGTACGGGATTCCGCTGGCCGTGGCGGCTGCGACGGCCGTGACGGCGGGGCTGGTGGTGACCGTGCCCGGCTCCGGACGGGACGGCTCACTGTCCGCGCAGGTGTCCTCGACGCCCGCGCCGGCGGTTTCTCCCCCTCCGACGGGCGCGTCCGCAGCCGGGGTTTCGCCCGCGCCGACCAGGGACGGCAGTGGAACCATCACCCTCGACATGCCCCGGCACAGCCAGGTACCGGGACTGGTGGAGCAGCTGCGGGCGTTGGGGGTCACCGTCGTGCTGATGCCCAAGAAGTCCGAGTCGCAGTGTCCGTATCCGAGCGGGGGCTACCGGGGGCCGCAGCTCCTTCCGGGGACCACGACCCACGACCTGGAGAGCGACGTGCTCCAGCGCGACGGCAACAAGATGGTGCTGAAGATCAACTCCCGGACCGTGCCTCCGGGCTACACCCTCGTGTTCGGGTGGCCCGACCGGCCGCCGACCAGTGAGCAGTCGGTCAGCTTCGGTGTGAAGGAGACGTCGAAGCTCACGCCGTGCGAGATCGACAACTCCCGGGACCGGGACCCCGTGCTCCCGACCGGCGCGCCAGCGCCCGAGTAGCGGGGCGGGGCGCGAGTAGCGGGGCGGGGCGCGAACACGCCGTGGGCCCGGCCCCCTCGGGGGGGCGGGCCCACGGCGTCGTGTGCGTACGGTCGGGGCCTAGACGGCCGACTCGGGGGTGATGCGGCTGCGGACGGCGGACTGGACGTCCTCTTCCTCCGCCGGGTCCGACGCGAGGCGGCGCAGCCGTGGTGCGACGCGCACGTCGGCGGTCTCGGCGTGCCGGGCGGCCACCTCGCGGGTGGTCTCCTCGCAGTCCCACAGGCATTCCACTGCGAAGCCGGCCGCGAAGGTCGGGTCCGTGCTGGCCAGGGCGCGCGCCGCGCGCCCGCGCAGGTGGGACGAGGACGTCTCGCGGTAGACGTGGCGCAGCACCGGTGCCGCGCAGCCGATGGAGAGCCGGCCCGCCCCGTCGACCAGGGCGAAGAGCCGCTGGGCGTCCGGGCCCGCTCCTCGGACGGTGGAGCGCAGGGCGCCCAGGACGAGTCCGGCGTCCTCGGCCGCGCCCCGGGCGGCGAGGAGGGCGGCTGCGGCCGCGCCCAGTGCGTCGGGGCGGTGGACCCACTGGCGGGCCCTGTCGACGGCGGCGGGGCCGCACATGCGCTCGTAGGCGGCCACGGCGGGTTCGTCCCCGGCGGCTTCGATGAGGTCCAGTACGGCCGGGTTCTCCGGCTCGGCGAGGACCAGGTGGTGCAGGGCGGTGGCCCGGGCGGCTTCGCCTCCCGCGCCGGCGGCGGCCGCGAGGATCGCGGAGCGGTCCTCGGGCGCGGCGACGGCGGCGAGGCAGCGCGCGGCGGGTACGTGCAGCGGGGTTCCGCGGCGCAGTCCGTCGGCGGCCCAGTCGAAGACGGCCTGGACTCCCCAGCCGGGCCGGGGCCCGTTCGGGGTGAGCTGGCGCTGCCAGCGGTCGAAGGAACCCTGTTGGCGGGCTGCGCGCAGCCGGTCGCCGTACTCGGGTGACTCTTCCCACAGACACCAGGGCCGGGGCTCGTACGCGTCGCGGACGGCGGCGGCGAGCCGCGCCTCGCCTTCGGCCGTGTCCGGGAACCTGGCGAGGACGGGCGCGGCGAGGCCGCGCAGCCCCTCGTCGTCGTCGCGCAGGGCGAGCTCGTCGAGGGCCCACGCCCAGTTGGCGCCGGAGGCGGCGTAGCGGCGCAGCAGCATGAGTGCGTCGTCGCGGCCGTACGAGGCCAGGTGGCCCAGGACGGACAGGGCGAGGCCGGTCCGGTGGTCCGTGTCGTCGACGAGGTCGTCGGCGCTGAAGAGGTGGCTCTCGATCTCGGCGAGGGGGCCGTCGAGATCGAGGTACAGGCGTGCGTAGTAGAGCGAGCGGTTCTCGACCTGCCAGTCCTGGCGCGGATCGCTGACCACGCACTGGTTGAGGGCCGTCAGGGCCTCCGCCCGGGGCGCTGCGAGGGCGTGCAGCGTGCCGTCGCCGCGGCCCCGCTGGAGGAGCCCGAGCAGGGTGCCGCTTGGCGCTATGACTGGTTCGAACATGGGAATGGCCTCACAAGCTGGGGACGCAACCGGGAATCGGGATTCACAGGGCCGCGTAACAGCATGTGAGGACGTCCGCCGTCATGTTCCGCTCGATGTAGACCATTGCCTTCTCACTCTCGTCGGTGCTTCGCGACCACGTCGGCCGTTGTGCGCAGGGGGTGGGCCCGGACACCCTTCGTGTCCTGCCCTCCCCTGCCCGTCCGCCGTGCTCACGAATCGAATCCGACGCCATGATGACCCAGCCGGTTTGTGCGCCGCGACCACATTTACGGCCGCCGTGACCAACCCGTGAGGTGGCGGACCGGTCAGACCGTGCCAGGTCACGGGCAAAAACGGACTACTTGGCTCCGAAGAGGTCCAGCAGGTCCGCCTTGGCGAACATGCGGGCGGTGTCCACGGCGGAGGGGGTTCCGGCACTCGGATCGGCGCCTCCGGCGAGCAGGGCTCGGATGACGGCCTCCTCGCCCTTGAAGACGGCGCCGGCGAGCGGGGTCTGGCCGCGGTCGTTGGCGCGGTCGGCCTCGGCACCGCGGGCCAGCAGGGCCGTGACGGTGGCGGCGTGGCCGTGGTAGGCGGCCAGCATGACGAGGGTGTCGCCGCGGTCGTTGGTGAGGTTGGCCGGCACTCCGGCGTCCAGGTACGCGGTGAGCGTCTCGGTCTCGCCCTGGCGGGCGAGGTCGAAGATCTTGGTGGCCAGCTCGATGACGTCCTCGTCGGGAGCGCCCTGGGAGCCGCCCTCGGTGGGCTCGTGCTCACTCATCTGTCGTACCGCCTTCCACTCGCTGTTGACGTCGCTGCGGACGTGAGGTTCCCCGGGCCGGGCGGGCAGCGGGGCGTACGGCACTGCAGCCGTACGGGTGAATCGCCAGAGTAGCGCCCGGACCTGCACATACGGGGGCCAGGCGGAGGCAAGGATCCCGTTGGCGCGGGTCGGCACGGGGTTGGCCCGGTTGGCCCCCCCTTCGTGCCGGGCGCGCCAGTCGGGCTGCTCCGGCCAAGTGAAAAAAGCCTGGATTCACCCGTATGCACCTTTTATCGCATTGATACTTCCTGTGAGCCTGGAACAACTGATGGTGACTGTCCCCACCCACCAGGAGAACCTCTCATGATCTTGTCCATCTCAGGCGTCGTCCTGCTCGGCATCATCGCCTTCCTCTTCTTCAAGAAGGACGGGATGAAGCTGTCCCACGCGTTCGTCTGCGCGCTGTTCGGCTTCTTCCTCGCCGGATCCGCCATCGCCCCGAGCATCACGGCGAGCACGGCGAGCCTCGCGAGCCTGCTCGGCGGGATCAAGCTCTAGCGCCGACCCGACCGGACCGTCCCGCACCACGACAACTCCAGGAGACGCCCGTGGCCCGGCGCCCACTCCCCCGCATCCTCAGCAGCGGCACCACATCGCTGGCCCGGGGCCGCGACCTCGCTCGCACGGCCGTCGACAGCGCCACGGACGTCCTCCATCCGCTCCTCGTCATCGGCCGCGGCCTGCGCATCCTGGCCTCGGCCGGGCGGCAGAAGTGGGCGCAGACCCCCAAGGACAAGCGTGGTCCCGCGCTGTTCCTGGGCGCCGCCTGCGTCCTCGTGGTCGTGCTCGTCCCCTACGGCCCCCCGATCTCCCTGTTCACCCTGATGGCGGCGGCGGCCTGGCAGGGACGCGACCGGACCCCCGCGAAGACCGGGCCGAGCGACGCCGAGAGCGAACGGCTCGGCTCCCTGTACGAGGCCCTCGTGCCCTACTTCTCCACCCCCGAGGACCCGAACCCGCTCTTCGCCCACGGCGCCGAGTGGGACAGGGCGTTCAGCGACTACGCCTTCGACGACGCCGGCCGCGTCACCCGGCTCCGGATCCGCTACCCCGCCTATTTCACCGACGGCGAGGCTGCCTCGCGGGCCCGGATCGAGGCCCTGCTGCACGCCAAGTCCGGGCGCGGGCGCGAGTACCACTTCGACTGGGACGAGGAGGGCAACCAGCTCGACCTCACGGTGCTCGCACCGCTGCCGACGGGGATCGCCGCCCAACCGTTCGTCACCTCGCCCGGCGAGACCGTGCTCGGATTCACCGATGCGGGCGGCGTGCAGCGCACCCTGCCCGTCCTGGAGGACGGCGAGCCGCGCGACGTGCCCCCGGTGATCTGGCGCACCGGCCCCCGCTCCACCGAGCCGCACCTGCTCGCCGTGGGCCGGCCCGGCAGCGGCACCTCCTCCCTGCTGCGCTCGATCGCCCTCCAGGCCCTGCACCACGGGGGCGAGGTACTGATCGTCGAGGGCGGCGGCAGCGGGGAGTTCTCCTGCCTGTCCGGGCGTACGGGCGTGCTCGCCGTGGAATGCGGTCCGGCCGGGGCGCTGGCCACCCTGGAGTGGGCGGCGCGCGAGACCGAGCGGCGGCTGATGGCCGCGCACCGGGCGCGCGAGGCCGGCCGCCCGGCGCCCGAGGACACCCGGCGTCCGCTGTGGATCGTGCTGGACCGACCCAGCGTGCTGGCGCACCTCGCGACCGCCGAGGGCGGCCCCGACCCCCTCGCCCAGCTCCAGGTTCCGCTGCGGCACGGGCGCGCCGCGCACGTCACCGTCGTGGTGGCCGAGCAGTTCGACCACCTGGAACTGCTGAACGACGCCGTCTGGCAGCACACCCGGGCCCGGGTCGTGCTGGGGCCGGCCGCGATCCAGCAGATCACCGACGTGCTCGGGCTGCCGCCGCACACCACGCCGACGGCGCACGTGCCGCCGGGCCGGGGGTACGCGCGGCTCGGCTCGGGTCCCGTGCACCGCGTGCAGGTGCCCGCCACGCCGGACCCGTACGACGACGCCACGCACCCGGAGCACCGCCGGGCGGTGCAGGAGCTGCTGCCGGCACGGCAGCTGCCGGCCCCGGGCGGGCCGGGCCGGGTGACGCTGTCGAAGCCGCTGCACATCGTGCAGCCGCCGGGGCCGTCGATCGACTCCGAGGAGAACGAGGAGGTCCCGGCAGAGGCCCCGCCCGCCCGCGGCCCCTGGCCCGTGGGCCCCTGAGCTCCGTCCCCGCCCCGGCGACGGCCCCGCCCCGGCCCCTACCCGGCTCCGGTCCTGGCCCGCGCCCTACGCCACGAACGTGCGCGGGGGCTCGGCACCGCTGCCGCCCGCGCCCGTGCCGACCAGACGGGCGGCCGCCGCGAGCCGGGCCGCGGCCTCCTCGGCCACCGGCCCGCCGACGGTGAACGGCAGCCGGACGTAGCCCTCGAAGGCCCCGTCGACGCCGAACCGCGGCCCGGAGGGGACCCGCACGCCGACCCGCTCCCCCACCTCGGCCAGCCGGGAGCCGGACAGACCGCCCGCGCGCGCCCACAGGGTCAGCCCACCCTGCGGCACCTCGAACTCCCAGTCCGGCAGCTCCCGGCGGACCGCGGTGACCAGCGCGTCCCGGTTCTCCCGGGCCTGGGTCCGGCGGATCTCCACGGCCTCCGCCCAGCCACCGGACCGCATCAGCCAGTGCACCGCGAGCTGCTCCAGCACCGGCGTGCCGAGGTCGGCGTACGCGCGGGCCGCGACCAGGCTGCGGATGACGTCGGGGGCCGCGCGGACCCAGCCGATCCGCATGCCGGCCCAGAAGGCCTTGCTGGCCGAGCCGACGGTGACGACGGTGGAGCCGGCCGGGTCGAAGGAGCAGACCGGGCGGGGCATCTCCAGCTCGGGGTCCAGCTGGAGCTCGGCCATGGTCTCGTCGACGACGAGTACGGTGCCGGCGGAGCGGGCCGCCTCCACCATGGCGCGGCGCTGCTCCTCCGAGGCGAGGGCGCCGGTCGGGTTGTGGAAGTCGGCGACGACGTAGGCGAGGCGGGGTGCGGCGTCGCGCAGCACCTGCCGCCAGACGCTCATGTCCCAGCCGGCCAGGCCGTCGGCCATCGCGACGGGTACGAGCCGGACCCCGGCGGCGCGCATCAGCTGGAGGATGTTGGCGTAGGACGGGGATTCGACGGCGATGCGCTCCCCGCGCCCGGCGAAGAGGCTGCAGATGGCGTCCATGGCGCCCATCGCGCCGGTGGTGACCATGATCTGCTCGGGCATGGTGGGGATGCCGCGCTCGGTGTAGCGGTCGGCGAGCATGCGCCGCAGGGCGGGGAGCCCGGCGGGATAGTCCCCGTGGGTGTGCGCGTACGGCGGGAGCTCCTCCAGTGCGCCCTGTACGGCCTTGGTGAGCCAGGGCTCGGGGGCCGGGAGCGCGGCGCAGCCGAGGTCGATCATCGAGCCGAGGGACTCGGGCGGCAGCGGTTCCAGGCCCCGGGCGGGCAGCGGGTTCCCGGCCGGTACGGAGGTCCAGCTGCCGGCGCCGCGGCGGGACTCCAGGAAGCCCTCCCCGCGCAGGGCCTCGTAAGCGGCGGCGACGGTGGTGCGGGAGAGGGAGAGGGAGACGGCCAGTTCCCGCTCGGCGGGCAGCCGGGCGGCTACGGGGACACGGCCTTCGAGGACGAGCAGCCGGATGCCGTCGGCGAGGGTGCGGTAGGCGGGCAGCTTCCGCGCCCCGGGGACGCCGGGCCGCTCCTGCTGGGAGGTGATGAGACGGGCGAGCTGTGCGGCACCCACCGCCGAGGTCCACTCTGCCATGTTGTCCGGTCCACCTTCGTCGAATTGGCCCCGCCCGACCCCGGGCGCTGCCGGTATTGGATCGCTTCCGCACCGACAGCCTGTCACGCCGGGGTCCACACGGACCAGGGGGTGGGGGTACTGGGGCTCCACCGGCGGGCTCACCGGTCGGCGTTCACCGGGCAGCCATCCGGCCGCTCACTCCCCACCGGTCACACGGTGCATACTGCGGCGGGTGACGCACGTACGCCTTCGCCATCCGTATCTGGACCACCCGGCTCCGATCCCCTTCGCCCACCGGGGAGGCGCCGCGGACGGGTTGGAGAACACCGCCGCCGCCTTCCGCCGGGCCGCCGACGCGGGCTACCGGTACTTCGAGACCGATGTGCACGCCACCGCCGACGGGAAGCTCGTCGCCTTCCACGACTCCACCCTCGACCGGGTCACCGACGGGCACGGCCGGATCGCGGAGCTGACCTGGAGCAAGGTCCGCGAGGCGCGGGTGGCTGGCACCGAGCCGCTGCCGCTGTTCGAGGAGCTCCTGGAGGAGTTCCCCGACGCCCGCTGGAACATCGACGTCAAGTCCGAGTCGGCCCTGCACCCGCTGGTCAACCTGATCGCCCGGGCGGGCGTCTGGGACCGGGTGTGCGTGGGCTCGTTCTCGGAGAGCCGGGTGGCCCGCGCCCAGAAGATCGCGGGGCCCCGGCTGGCGACCTCGTACGGCGTGCGCGGGGTGCTCGGGCTGCGCCTTCGCTCGTACGCGATCCCGGCGGCCCTGCGGGTC contains these protein-coding regions:
- a CDS encoding HEAT repeat domain-containing protein, with translation MFEPVIAPSGTLLGLLQRGRGDGTLHALAAPRAEALTALNQCVVSDPRQDWQVENRSLYYARLYLDLDGPLAEIESHLFSADDLVDDTDHRTGLALSVLGHLASYGRDDALMLLRRYAASGANWAWALDELALRDDDEGLRGLAAPVLARFPDTAEGEARLAAAVRDAYEPRPWCLWEESPEYGDRLRAARQQGSFDRWQRQLTPNGPRPGWGVQAVFDWAADGLRRGTPLHVPAARCLAAVAAPEDRSAILAAAAGAGGEAARATALHHLVLAEPENPAVLDLIEAAGDEPAVAAYERMCGPAAVDRARQWVHRPDALGAAAAALLAARGAAEDAGLVLGALRSTVRGAGPDAQRLFALVDGAGRLSIGCAAPVLRHVYRETSSSHLRGRAARALASTDPTFAAGFAVECLWDCEETTREVAARHAETADVRVAPRLRRLASDPAEEEDVQSAVRSRITPESAV
- a CDS encoding RNA polymerase sigma factor translates to MGSPRRETGSPDLTTPEGFGAFYEEHVDDVLRFVTRRVADPHLAADLTADVFLAAMGSAAGYRPGRGAPVAWLFGIARNVLAGHARGRARESGALARLSGRRLLEAEDVAALEERIDAERAFRALAERHAALSEPLRAALDLVVVDELTPAEAAQALGVTQATVRVRLHRARRALRSVVPVPDIPGSRLEATR
- a CDS encoding ankyrin repeat domain-containing protein, yielding MSEHEPTEGGSQGAPDEDVIELATKIFDLARQGETETLTAYLDAGVPANLTNDRGDTLVMLAAYHGHAATVTALLARGAEADRANDRGQTPLAGAVFKGEEAVIRALLAGGADPSAGTPSAVDTARMFAKADLLDLFGAK
- a CDS encoding PLP-dependent aminotransferase family protein produces the protein MAEWTSAVGAAQLARLITSQQERPGVPGARKLPAYRTLADGIRLLVLEGRVPVAARLPAERELAVSLSLSRTTVAAAYEALRGEGFLESRRGAGSWTSVPAGNPLPARGLEPLPPESLGSMIDLGCAALPAPEPWLTKAVQGALEELPPYAHTHGDYPAGLPALRRMLADRYTERGIPTMPEQIMVTTGAMGAMDAICSLFAGRGERIAVESPSYANILQLMRAAGVRLVPVAMADGLAGWDMSVWRQVLRDAAPRLAYVVADFHNPTGALASEEQRRAMVEAARSAGTVLVVDETMAELQLDPELEMPRPVCSFDPAGSTVVTVGSASKAFWAGMRIGWVRAAPDVIRSLVAARAYADLGTPVLEQLAVHWLMRSGGWAEAVEIRRTQARENRDALVTAVRRELPDWEFEVPQGGLTLWARAGGLSGSRLAEVGERVGVRVPSGPRFGVDGAFEGYVRLPFTVGGPVAEEAAARLAAAARLVGTGAGGSGAEPPRTFVA
- a CDS encoding glycerophosphodiester phosphodiesterase family protein; this encodes MTHVRLRHPYLDHPAPIPFAHRGGAADGLENTAAAFRRAADAGYRYFETDVHATADGKLVAFHDSTLDRVTDGHGRIAELTWSKVREARVAGTEPLPLFEELLEEFPDARWNIDVKSESALHPLVNLIARAGVWDRVCVGSFSESRVARAQKIAGPRLATSYGVRGVLGLRLRSYAIPAALRVGAVAAQVPETQAGIRVVDRRFVRTAHERGLQVHVWTVNEPQRMEALLDLGVDGIMTDQIDILRTVLDQRGAWA